In Ruminococcaceae bacterium KH2T8, the sequence AAAGAATCTGTGGATCATCTTTATCTCATAGATCCTGTGATCGGTCATATAGTTAGCTCTTATGATCGTATCGTTGCTCTCGAGATTTAAAAGATAATTGGACTTTAGGTGATTATTCCTGTCATATCTGTTCAGGAATTCATCGACAGTCTTCGGAATATACTTTAATGACTTACCGTCTGTAGAATTGGGCAGGAATTCCGCCAGTGAATCGATCGTATGGTTACTGTATACAACGCCGTTCCTGTCGTAAGCGATAACGCCCAGACCCACATTATCGATGATCGACGCACTTACAGCGCCTTCATACTTAAGACGCTTTATTACTTCATCGATATCACTGTCGATCTTCTTGTTGAACTGATTTATGCCTACCATGTAGCCGAGTCCTAATGAAGCGACTACAACGATAAGGAGTACAACTAGGCTCATCGCCGGGTTGTCTCCGATAAAAGTACCGATTCTTTCAAACATGGTAATGATCAGGTGAGATCCTTAGGGAAATAGTATCCGGAACCCCTTCTGGTAAGGATGTACTTATACTTCGGCTGATTGGGCTCGATCTTCTTTCTTGTTCTTCTTACGGTAACATCGACGGTTCTGACATCACCGGAGAATGCGTAATTCCAGACCTTGGAAAGAAGCTCATCTCTCGAGCATACCCTTCCGGCATTATTCTCGAGATACTGAACGAGCTTAAATTCATTAGAAGTAAGATCGCAGCTGATGCCGTTAACATACACCTGCATAGCATCTGTATCGATCACGAGTTCACCGTCGCAGTAAACGTGCTTGGATGAATCGTCTGTAGATTCCTTATCTGAAGCAGTGCTCTTCGTCCTCTTAAGAAGATTCTTAACTCTCTCAACAAGGAGTGTGGGATCGAACGGCTTGCTCATATAATCATCAGCGCCTCTTCTCAATACTTCGATCTCGTAAACAGGAAGATCTCCCCTTGCCGTAAGGAAAAGGATGGGTGTTGTATAACCTGAATTTCTGAAATCATTAGTGAAGTCGAGTCCGCTGTATTCGGGCATCATCCAATCAAGGATGATGAGATCGGGATTCTGCTCCTCGGCGATCGTAAGACCTGACTTACCATCAGTAGCACATACTGTATCAAAACCGAAACTGCTAAGTACATCAGATACTGAAGCCACTATTTCGGGCTCATCATCAACGATCAATATCTTAGCCATTTGAGTATACCCCTCCCGAAAGTTACATATTCATTACTTAATATGTTAGCAAAAGAGGTTATTTCAGGCAATGGAAATGTTACAAAAATAGACAAATAAAAAACCCTTCCACGTTTAGCGTGAAAGGGTTTGTATAAACCGGCAGCAACCTATCTTTCCGGACCGTCTCCAGTCAAGTATTTTCGGCACAAGTGAGCTTAACTTCTGTGTTCGGGATGGGAACAGGTGTGGCCTCACAGTAATCACCACCGGTATGGTTGAGAGTTTGTACCCTCAGGACTGCATAAGAAAGAGTAAAACAAAACTGTGTTTTGAATGTTAGACAATTGAACATAACTTGTGGTCAAGTCCTCGGGCG encodes:
- a CDS encoding two-component system, OmpR family, alkaline phosphatase synthesis response regulator PhoP/two-component system, OmpR family, response regulator VicR/two-component system, OmpR family, response regulator MtrA; the protein is MAKILIVDDEPEIVASVSDVLSSFGFDTVCATDGKSGLTIAEEQNPDLIILDWMMPEYSGLDFTNDFRNSGYTTPILFLTARGDLPVYEIEVLRRGADDYMSKPFDPTLLVERVKNLLKRTKSTASDKESTDDSSKHVYCDGELVIDTDAMQVYVNGISCDLTSNEFKLVQYLENNAGRVCSRDELLSKVWNYAFSGDVRTVDVTVRRTRKKIEPNQPKYKYILTRRGSGYYFPKDLT